The nucleotide sequence GGTCTCTGACTCTGTACTGGGTTCTGATGCTTCTAAACCCTGCATGCTGCCTGCTAACCTAACTTCACAAACCATGGTGAGTGGTCCCTCTCTgatgatatctctctctctgtctctctgtgtctctcaccctTTACCTCTGTTTCTTTCGTGTCAAACATAAGTAGGAagtagaggagtgtgtgagacgCAACGTTAATCAAGAACGTTTTATCCTCCCCTTTTGACCAGAGCAGCTGAATAAGACAGCGATGGAGCGGCaacctttactctctctctctctctctctctctctctctctctctctctttcttcccctccctctctccctccctccccctctctctcttgttctttttctttctacatctctctctttctttcttgcctTTCTGTCTTGAAGACCGATCGTCGAAGAGCCAACGCGAAGATCATCTCAATCTCTGTTGCTCGCCTGTCCCCCCGTGCTGCTGTACGGAAGATAACCTCTCCTTGCCTGTcgtcttctcctttccttcctctctctatccatacGGATGTAAAAGGGCACCGCTTAAGTACCGGCCTGTTAATAGCAAACTAAATTACAAACACACCagagtgcctgtatgtgtgatcTTTTCCCTCTCTATTCTCTGTCTGGGGTGTAGCCGTTAGCTAGAATAGAGGCCAGAACATTAATCCAACTCCCTCAACTTAAGGGAGCTTGTTTCCTCTGACTACAGGAAGAGCTAGTGAAGGAGTACGAGGCTTGGTGAATCTGTCTCGGGGAGGTCTGAAGGAAAACATCAGTCATGGTCACGAAACATCTTGTTATGTGTACGGTTAGAGTCTAGATCTACCGCTCTCTAGTGAGGGAAACGCAACCGGCGCTTTGAAAGTAATACGTGGTTAGTCTCCGTGATGGAGTCTGGGGGTCGGGAAAGATTCAGTGTCgtaatttttctttttttttgttttcgctTTGTTATATAGCCCTAATTATGAAGCTGTGATCTTAACAACAGACATGTGATGATGGACATGTGATGGTAAACCACCAGTCcaaacccaccccccccccacccccaaccctgtCTGTAAACTCTCTACTGCCACCCAAAGGACATCTACTGAATTGCATAACACACATGCCAGTCTTCACTATTGGTTGTAAGCATTCGTACACTAACCCGAGCTCATATGTTTCAAAACTCCAGAGCAGTAGTCTATAGGTGTGGCACAAACATTTGGAGAATGGCCACCCTGTGCCGACAGATCTGTGGAAATACTCTGCAGGAAGAACACTGTGTTACTTAGTAACAGTGTTACTTAGTAACACAGTGTTAGGCTAGTCCTGCCTGGGAGATGTCGTTCTGATATCTAGAGATGGcaaatctctttttctctcctcagctctcctATCCCAGTCCTGAGTCACTTTAAATGTAACCAATGCACACTGACAATGAATGGGCTTCTTTCTCCCAGTATGGGACTGGAGTTTTTGTAAGTAGAATGGTGAAAACGAAAAATAATTATACTATGCAAAGAAGTGGCATAAATGTATGAGAAACCGTAGTGATTTTGTAGAGAGTTTTTTTTGTAGTTGTTTTATTGGGATGGCTTTTGTAAACTCTTGATAATTAAAAGCCTGTTTGTCTGAAAAAACAATGTTGCTTCTGTTCTTTTGTTTGACATAAAACATTTATCAAGCTTACAAACAAACTAAACGAACTGAGGGTGATCTTCCACCACCATCACctcagtttctttccatctgctactggccaaagccaaggactcccattgacattcattcattatttaacccagtatctgattgcactattgcactatgttgaccactcatgctgctcattcttattcttattcttatttttatatatattttatatttaaattgttttattcttagattgtttagttcttaggaatagttaaacttctgtacctttacttaatttaagatttgtatatgtttagtgtttgcacctccctgccacagtaaattccgtgtttgtttaacatacatggcgaataaaccaaattctgattctgattcatctGCTGGTCCGATTTCCATTCAGAAGTAATAGCAGCAGATAATAACAATCAAACAAACCATTTAAACTAACGTTGTGTGTCTTGAGGGAGAGTGTTCCCAGGACATCTGGAGACCTCCTGTAGAAGTTAGCTGAAGGTAAACCTgactcccactcctctcctgtgcCCGTTTTCAACAACACCTGTAAGGTGTTAAGGTTAGGTAGTGCAGTAGTATAATAGTataaacagaacagtaactgtagtAATCCTAACAGCTGGCACTGCACGACATTTGAAGGGAGTTTGTTTTGTACTAGTCAGGTgtacggagtcaggtggctgagcggtgagggagtcgggcttgtaatcagaaggtcgctgtttcgattcccggctgtgtcaaatgacgttgtgtccttgggcaaggcacttcaccctacttgcctcgagggaatgtccctgtacttactgtaagtcgctctggataagagcgtctgctaaatgtaaatgtaatgtactacGGTGCAGCACAAGATGCCTGGTAGGTGGTGGTAACTTGTGGCATATGTCATTATTACAGATGGCACTGTAGAGcttagttttgtttgtttttacctgGGTGTGGCACAAACagcctggtgtgtgggtgtaacaGGTGGTGTGATTTGTTTTGTGTCAGGGTTCAGCAGGAGCAGCTGGCTGCCATCTTCCAGCTGCTAAGAGCCAATCAGGAGGCCCTGGAGGtgactgagggagagatggaggaacaaCTCAAATTGTACACTCTTTAGCCAGCTACCAGGAATGggcgagggcagagagagagagttgtttagtcattaggtgtgttcgactttatgcagcgccggcggcgccTACAGTCTGCTGCAgatggctgacttgaagcaatgaatgccattggctgcttcaagtcagccagcTGCAGAAGGCTGTCGACGCCGCCGGCGCTGCAGGAAGTCGAACGTACCTAATGTTATCTCCGGACCACGGGGTTCAATACTTGAATGTACAATATTTAGTATCCAACTTTTTACAGATATTTATATTGTTAATATTACGACAGTCGATTGTCTGGTCGAAACAGCCTACTAGCAGTGACGTAACTTACTAAACGTCTCTATTCCGGAAGATGTTAACTGAAGAATGACACTCGGTCAGTCGAACTTTTTGTTGAGTTGTTTTTAGTGAGCTTTTAATATGTGTGAGTAAGTAGTGGATGCATCACATCTTGTATTAGTGTACACGTTAAATTATATAATGTTTTGTGATGGCTGAAACATTGCTAACAGTGTCTGTATCAGAGTACTCGTTAGATGCTATGGAGATGTTTTTATTGTTATAGATAAGCAGAAACGTGAACTTAAATGAGTACCCTTGTTGATGGGTTTTCTATATCGTAACGACAATAAAAAAGTATGTCAAAATGTGCTTGCATGCAAATTTATGTGTACCTACTATTAAATGAACTGTCTATAACCAAATTGTTCTTTATTAACACGTATTAATGTTACTCAGTGAAACTTATGTTCGAACACTGAACTGATGGAAGCAATCAAAGCAAGCAAATCAGATTTTTTTCTGCCTTATTTCACTTGGCTTTTTTTCACTGAAATATGCCCTGGCAAATCATTAACCAGAGGTGTGCGGAGTGCTGACATGACATGAACATAACCCAGTTCAATAATTATGTGATTTTTTCTTGCGGTTTCTACTTTAACAACTATTCATGTTATGTTATAGTATTGTATTAATCTCATCAAATAATTCTGAAGTTTTGACCCAAACGGCTGTAAATAACAGACTATAGGCTATTACAACTCAAGAGAATAATCACTAACATGTCTGGGTAACTGGACTATGAGGGAGACCCTTGATCAGCACGCGAGTCAGAATTACTTGTCTGTAAGGAATGTGTAGGCTAATTTGCCCAACTGCCTTCTGGGATCAAGAGTCAAGACTCAAATATAACAAATaaaaaggaggaagaagaaattATTGAAGTAAGAAAAATGGCTTCCAGTCTCAATCCCTGTGCACGTGCCCACTCTGGATGCTTTGAGCACGCCTCCGCGCACCTGGACAAGGTGGGGCGTCAACAACTTCAAAAACAGGCGATTAATTGTCGACTCATATGAAACAAACAGCGCTGTTAGCCTGGCCGATGATTCATCGATAGTGAATATCCGGCATAGGGCAGCGGTTTGGCGGGAGGGTCTATACAGTCGTGACTAGCATGTCTAACACTTTATTTAAGACCCCCTGAGGAAAAATGAAATGTACTAAAAAAGTTGTTTTTCTCGTCGCAGCTCTTTGCGTTACTATAACGACGATTATTTACAGTCAATTTGGCTTTAACACCACACCACAAAGAAGGTAAGATGGAGTTACTTCGCATTCATTTATATATtgccagtgtttgtgtttgaatccTAGTGCTACCTCTGCGTGCCTAGGAGTTCCTTATCTCTTCAATTCACCGGGTATTATTTAAACACTCCCTTTACAAAATTAACAAAAAGTCAGCACTATCGTTGTTAACGAAAACCGTTCAGCACTGAACAGTGCCCCTATGCGTACCGGTCCATACTTCTCCTGGTGGGTTTAAGGTAACATGCAACTATTTAAGTTTAAGTAGCCAAAGGCTATCTTGACAAAACCACCACCTTGAGCGACAGTACTTTGAACTTTGCCTTTAGTCAGGTGCCTCTCACAGGGATCTAGATAATTGTTTTCACATTGTAAAAAAACACGTTATTTTCAGTCCGACAAGCGAATGTAAGTTTTTACAGCATCTCTGCAAGCTGCCTAACACACAAGTACCAATAgaacaattcaaacaataaaTAACAGACGACCAGGTCTGTCTTGTATACATTCAACAGGATTTCTACACGTATACCCTGTTCATCATTGACATCTTGACGTACCTTTCCAACATGTCCTCTGCCACAGTCCAGATGGAAGAACTGATACCATCTGGAACTTTAAGGAGGAGCAGTGGAATCTCTCAACCAACATtagggaggaggtaggagagaggaggaggaaggaaggaaggggggaggaggaggagagaggaggaggaaggtacCTTGGGAGAGTACCTAGATGTCGTCATCATCAAAATGGCATCTTGACCaccattgtgtgcgtgtgagagagcgagagagcgaaggAGGAAGTGATATCTGAAACCACTGGCCTGCCCTGTACTAACTGTCTAACATGTTTTCTCTTCTACCTCCAGGAAGAGGCTACCTGCTCCCTGAGAGAGGCTGCCCGACAGGGACACTTCCTGGGACAACGCTTCAACTTCTCAGTCCCTGTTTTCCAGTGGGCCGGAAGCTTCCAGAAAAGCTCCTGGCGTAGACTGAGTAAGCGTGACCCTCCTTACGGATGGAAGGGCCTGGAAGTTGGGGGTAGGTATAACCATCTCCCTCACCCAAAACAGCAACTAAGGCAGTGCCTGTTGGTCGTGAGCAATAACACTGGTGAATTTAAACTTCATACACTGCCTGGTTCTTCACAAACAGACCGACATTCCTGTCTTTATTGTTGAGATAATGTTGGGTTCCCTCAGTCACACATTTTAGAGGGATATAGATGGATAGTGATGTTCACTACATTTACTGTGTGTTTTCTGATGGACCAGTGAGACTAGGTAAAAAAAACTAACCTATATGTGGTGGCTTATGCCCAGTCAAACACTGAGACACttataggagtcaggtggctgagcggttagcgaatcgggctagtaatcagaaggttggcgGTTTGATTCCCtgatgtgcaaaatgacgttgtgtccttgggcaaggcacttcacccttcttgcctcgggggaatgtccctgtacttactgtaagtcgctctggataagagcgtctgctaaaagtaATGTAACCAAACACGTGTTAAGTCAAGACAGCCATATCTGCCTGTTCAGTCTTAGGTCAATACTTGAGTGCACTTGACTAATTTCACCCGATAAAAATCTACCAACTGCTCGGCCCCTTGATATCTAACTGTGACACAGATCAAACGCACCTCCACAACTTCCTCAGTGATTGACCTGTGTGAGTGACCCAGGCGTGTGGGTTGTTTTAGTGCTGCGGGCCGCCCTGACACAGCTCAAGGAGCCGTCCTGTGGTCAGCTGCTACAGCGCGGGGCAGGTGACCAGTGTGTGCGCTGTGCGGTGGTGGGGAACGGGGGGATCCTACGGGGCTCCGGACAGGGCAGGGCCATCGATGCGCACGACTATGTCTTCAGGTGAGACGGGAAGGGaaacacaaggggggggggggtgctgagaggaagaggggagcttGTAAATTCCCCCACTGCAAATGTCCCCACTGTGGGACTAATAAAGGATTATCTTATGTCTTATCTTGTATAGGTTCTGTGATGAGGAGCCCTGGCTGTTACTACTGGTGCACTCTCTTTGGGATTGGTCGATGGCATTTGgatttgtttattatttatttttggttatttgtttttctgtgtgtgtttcaggatgaATGGGGCAATAACAAAAGGGTTTGAGGATGATGTGGGAACAAACACGTCTTTCTATGGCTTCACCACCAACACCATGAAGAACTCCCTCATATCCTACAGACACTACGGCTTCACCAGGGTTCCTCAGGGTGAGGTGAGAGAACTAATGGTTCCTCAGGGTGAGGTGAGAGAACTAATGGTTCCTTCAGGGTGAGATGAGAGGAAACTAGGGGTCCTTCAAGGGGTGGTGAAAGATATCCGGGGTTCCTTCAGAATGGGGTGAGAGGTAACCTGGTTTCCAAACGGGTAGTGAGAGAACTGTGGTTCCATTAGAGTGAGATGGGAAAGAACTATGAATCCTTTAGGATGGTGACGAAGCCAGATTCTTCCCCCATCCCCATCCAGTCCCATCTGCCCTCAGCCCTACCCTCTTGCCTCACTGATGTTGTCTACAGCAGCGAGTTAAGTGAACGTATGTTTGGGCGGCCGCTAAGATATTTGAGCTCagcaagtgtgtgcatgtggaatGGCTtcaaggcatctcgtctctcgTTTCCTGTCtctattttttatttctgttcAAGCCTCTTTTGTTCCTGCCCTCTCTTGTGCTCAGGGAGTTCGCTACATCTTCATCCCCTCAGACCGGAGAGACTACGTGATGCTGGCTGCTGCCATCCAGGGCCAGACGGTGCAGTCAGGGGCCGACCGTGGAAACTGGTGAGCCGCTGCAGTTCAGCCCTTGACCTCCAGGTGGCGGTGGTGTATTTAGATGATTGTGACGAGCTGCTGGACATCTTGCTAGAGACGCTTGTTTATGTCACAGTTGTCTCTGGCCTGTCCCCACAACAGGACGCCCATGTATTTTGGGTCAAATCCGTCAGCTGATAAGTTCAAGATCCTTCATCCTGATTTTATTTCATACGTGACCCAAAGGTAAAAACCTCCTgttgctctctctatctccacacacatctctcttctGCCCCCCTTCCAGGTGATGGTTATTTCCAGAGGTAGACAGTGGGGTGATGGTAAGCAGGTGTCTGAATTGTCTCCAGGTTTCTGGACTCTCACCAGCTGAAGAGTCAGCTGTACATGCCCAGCACTGGAGCTCTGATGTTGATGACTGCTCTGCACACGTGCGatcaggtacgcacacacacacacacacacagcagccctctttgctcacacacacacacacacacacacagcagccctctctgcacacacacacacacagcagccctctctgcacacacacacacatacacagcaaccCTCTCTGCTCACGCatgcatgtgcgcacacacacacacacacagcgctctCCAAGacacgcacattcacacagcCACACTGAAAGACAATCCCTCTAACTAACTTGGATCAACAATCATACACATTccaacataaacaaacacaacagctcACGTTTCTAACCATCCGTATGTGAAGCCAGTGTCCACGACCCACCATCAATGCTGCAGTGTCTGATTGATTTCTCTCATGAGTAATTAACCAGCCGCTGCCCTCAGCCCTCTCTCATGTAACCTGTTGACTTTGGTCCGCATCGAtcgtgaggtgagagagaaaagctGTGCGCTGCCTGTTAGcgacaggagaggacaagagaagagggggacTCTCGGTTTaactttagaatcagaatcagaaagggatttattcgccatgaaagtttgcacagacaaggaattgctttggcaggaaggtgcatacaatagacatatacctaaaatttaaatatgtggactagcATGTCAGATGTTAGGTTACCATGGTGATTgccactttctccctccctctccccctcccccttttgctctacctccctccccttgtatttctccctctccctctccctctctctctctccttcccaggtATCTGCCTATGGCTTCATCACTAGAAACTATAAAGACTTCTCTGAACACTACTACAATGCCGTCTGGAAGCCACTGCGTTTCTTTGCCAACCACGACTTGCAGATGGAGAGCTGGCTTTGGGAGTCCATGGACCATCACAAGGTCATGACCCTGTACAGGAGGACAGTCAATAAGCAGTGAGGACTGCTGGGAAATTGAGTTTCGTTGTGATTCTTCGAAAAACAAACCGCTGCTAGTTGTAGTTGACAATTGTATTGAATATGCTGAAGTGAGACATGCTCTCATTATCTCCAGTATACCTCTAGAAAGCCTTCTTCTTTTTTAAGTTGTTTTATGGAATCATTCAATGTTATAATTTGATTTGCCATGTTTTAGTGGTGACATAATCTGTCACTGCAAGAGGAATGTGAAACAGAAATTAAACCTGTCTAAGTTTGTACAGGTTTTTACAAAGTAATGAATCATTTGTTGTTACCTTCAGGATATAAAGCACCTTCTGTTTAGATTCTCCATTGATATATGTGTGTTAAAgattggtgctgtgtgtgtgtgtgctagagagtggtgctgtgtgtgtgtgtgctagagagtggtgctgtgtgtgtgtgtgcgctagagagtggtgctgtgtgtgtatgtgctagagagtggtgctgtgtgtgtgtgtgtgtgtgtgtgtgtgtgtgtgtgtgtgtgtgtgtgtgtgctagagagtggtgctgtgtgtgtgtgcgctagagagtggtgctgtgtgtgtgtgtgtgctagagagtagtggctgtgtgtgtgtgtgcgctagagagtggtgctgtgtgtgtgctagagagtggtgctgtgtgtgtgtgtgctagagagtagtggctgtgtgtgtgtgtgcgctagagagtggtgctgtgtgtgtgctagagagtggtgctgtgtgtgtgtgtgtgctagagagtggtgctgtgtgtgtgtgtgtgtgtgtgtgtgtgtgtgtgctagagagtgGTGCTGTGTGCGTGCTAGAGAGtagtggctgtgtgtttgtgtgtgagtgcgccCTCCATTGTTATTacgctccatcacacacaccaacattaaAGGCCTCAGCCCCTAGAAGGTTCCTGAGTGTTGTGAAGCGtctgtttgtgggagtgaaGCTCTTTCATCTGGCTGCAGAGCCCTTATCTTCTCCCCCAAGCAGGTGTACCCTTCTTCTCACACTAAACCTCTTCTACTCATTCAGAACCGCTGCTTTGACTAAGGCTCGGTCACAATGGTGACTGTCACGTTATGTACCCAGAGGTCTATTGAAGCCAGACTTAAATAGGTGAGCGTTGACTTTCAGACGCTTTGTGCGGTGTCTGTCTCTACACATTTCAAGCCGCTATTGAGAGCTTTGATCTGCTGTGAACTGTTgacgtggtgtgtgtgatagagtaaGTAGAATGGATGAATGTGATACATGCACATGTGTACTTGTATCTGTGATACAAGAAGGAAGTAATTCCGTATTCATAATTTTATGGGGTATTTAAGATGTTTATTAATATTTTAATTTGACTGGAGAAGGTTTAGCCATGTAGGAGGGCTAAACCCACAAATCAGTTCATTTTCTATTTACGCGGATTTAATTGAGTTCCATTTATAACAAAAAAGAagggattttttttatatagcaaATAAAGTTTACCACATGACACGGGACGACAGCTTGTtttggggatgaggaggagggggagaaaacgAGTGCGCGGTAGGAGGGACGAACACTGGAAGCAGGGATCCAGCGAAAAAGAGTGGTCGTGAGATACGGGGTGGTGTTCACCGCGAAGAAGTAGAATAAACGCCGTTCAAGAATACTTCTCACCTCGAAAGTATTCAGACATTGTTGATGTATCTGTAAGTGTAGTCTGAGCAAGTGCCCAAAAAGAAGATCTTCGGGATCGACTTTCCTTGACTTGGTGATTGGACTCCAATCAACGCGACTATTTACTTGGACTTCTAGAGTATTGCCTCTTCACAACTCTTAAAGTTTCGCCGAAAAATGCTGAAACACAGTTAAAGGTAAGACCTATTCTAATGAAATCATAGTAACTGCGATCAGGTAGTTGATTTGCTCGCACTCTAGCGCGGAAAGGCTTGAACTAGCAAGTTCAGTCCGAAGGTCGCTCATGCTAGCAAGATAGTCCgttaggctagctagctgtggTTAGCCTCATACTAGGGCAACGAGTATTTCCCACAAGCAGCCAAACACTTCAGACAATCCGTGGAAAGTGCCCCCCGGCTGGCCAACAGCTCTACTGATGACCGGCTCACACACCCCGTGTGAAAAGTTATCCGTCCAACAGCAATTCTTGTTGATCTGCTGTATTTTAGGGttgtttaattattatttaaatgttttaatcCCTTTTGGTTTTATGCAAGTTATGAATGTAGATATTACGTGCACTTAACCCACTACACGTCAGCAAAATAAGTAGCATGGAGCCTACGTTTTTATTTATCACTGGATATTTATGATTACAGATGCATGCCAGTTTGGTCTTTTCTCATCATCAAATCCAGTTGTGAGATTATGTACAACTATTCTCGCCAACTATGCAGAGCATGAAGGCTACTACAGCCCTCGATGAGCACAAGATCACTATAGGGTATGACAGCTTGGCTTACGCCCAGTGCTCGGTGTGTGCGGTGTGGTTACACTGCCACGTTATGTAATATAACAAGTTGGgcccacacaacaacaaaaaaacacagtgAACAAGAGCTACaagacagtcagacacaccGTCCCACTTCTTGTTTGTTGTCAACGGCCAGCCCTCCCAAAACACTGTTAATATTTACACAGCAACAGCGGTTTCTTCGGCCATGGGGTTCATGTTATTGCTACATGAACTGCTCATCTGTTTAATAAATCCGCCGTCCATTTCACTGAAGTTGACAACTTTGTACAAATCCTCTGGAGTTTTACTCTCATCTCACCCAGACACGGAGTCGAAGTAACTCCCTTAAAACAACTCTCACCACTGCTTGGTTTTCCAGCGCTGTGCTATTCTGTGTTCTTGTGACCATTGAGCTGGAAGAGTTTAAGTAGCCCTTGCGATTGAGATGTGTTACTTGGTCAAGCCTGCGTAGGAAAATCTAAACCGATGTGCAGAGCCCTGGGCGATATGGCTGTAGCTCGGCCAAACACCAGCCCATCTCACGCGTTGGAAAGACTAGGGAAAACCGGTCAATGCAGGCACCATCGTTCAAGGCCATAGGCGAGTCACGATTCCAGCATTAACAGTGATTAACGTAAGCGTTCATCCGTAATACCTCATAAATTATCCTCATCAAACACTATAAAGGCCTACCATGCTAATGTTTGGGTCTTTCTTGGGCGATATCTGTGAAGGACTAGGAAggggttgatgatgatgattgtgtgtgtgtgtgtgcgtgtgtaaggcCAAGTTAGAGGCAAAGTTCAGGAtgtacctccctccctgcagtaTCTTCCTGGCAGGAACAGGCAACACTTGAGTGACTtccttgagagagagggacaggacatAAACCCCCAGCAGTAAAGTGGTGGCTGAGGAGGACAGCCGTATTGCCAGATTCTGTCTTTCACACGCTGCTCTGCCGTCTTGGTAAACTGCCTAAACAAACACAAGTCAGGGCTTTGAGCTTGGACGGTGTGGAATGTATCAATGTGAACTTGTGAAGGTCTGCAGGCCTGTTTACAGCCCTGTGCTGCGGACCTCCGCCATCTAACCACGctgtctttgtctttctgttctgttctcAGGTTCTGGTCGTGTGGTTCAGACAGATCCGTTCCTGACCACAGACCCTTCCAGGCCCCCCCGCCTGGCCCCACCAGGACCCAGATttgtcaccccccctccccccagacagacagacccttcCAGGCCCCCCCGCCTGGCCCCACCAGGACCCAGATttgtcaccccccctccccccagacagacagaccctttGGAGACAGACAGCATCTGAAACATCTCAACTACAGACAAGGGAGGAAAAAAGCTCAACAGGAAATTAAGTGTCAGAGGAGTTCCTCCCCGTCTCTAAGGGGCTTCTGGTTGCCAGTCTGCCATCCGCTCGACCGGGACTAAGAGCTCAGATGGCCAATTGGAGACGTAGAGCGCAGCCATCGTCTGTTGATTCTGACTTCTGATTGGTCGGTCGCCTCTTCACCTGTCCGTCCCCCTCACCTAGagattgtgtgagagagtgagtgagtgggagagtgagagtgagactgagtgagagtgtgtgttttccataCAAGACTGTGTCACTGGGAGACGCTATGTCcatgtgagggggggaggaggaggaggaagaggctcaACTCGCTACGGACTGACGGACGGCTTGAGAAT is from Osmerus mordax isolate fOsmMor3 chromosome 3, fOsmMor3.pri, whole genome shotgun sequence and encodes:
- the st6galnac2 gene encoding alpha-N-acetylgalactosaminide alpha-2,6-sialyltransferase 2 isoform X1, producing the protein MKCTKKVVFLVAALCVTITTIIYSQFGFNTTPQRSPDGRTDTIWNFKEEQWNLSTNIREEEEATCSLREAARQGHFLGQRFNFSVPVFQWAGSFQKSSWRRLSKRDPPYGWKGLEVGGVWVVLVLRAALTQLKEPSCGQLLQRGAGDQCVRCAVVGNGGILRGSGQGRAIDAHDYVFRMNGAITKGFEDDVGTNTSFYGFTTNTMKNSLISYRHYGFTRVPQGEGVRYIFIPSDRRDYVMLAAAIQGQTVQSGADRGNWTPMYFGSNPSADKFKILHPDFISYVTQRFLDSHQLKSQLYMPSTGALMLMTALHTCDQVSAYGFITRNYKDFSEHYYNAVWKPLRFFANHDLQMESWLWESMDHHKVMTLYRRTVNKQ
- the st6galnac2 gene encoding alpha-N-acetylgalactosaminide alpha-2,6-sialyltransferase 2 isoform X2 codes for the protein MKCTKKVVFLVAALCVTITTIIYSQFGFNTTPQRSPDGRTDTIWNFKEEQWNLSTNIREEEEATCSLREAARQGHFLGQRFNFSVPVFQWAGSFQKSSWRRLSKRDPPYGWKGLEVGVLRAALTQLKEPSCGQLLQRGAGDQCVRCAVVGNGGILRGSGQGRAIDAHDYVFRMNGAITKGFEDDVGTNTSFYGFTTNTMKNSLISYRHYGFTRVPQGEGVRYIFIPSDRRDYVMLAAAIQGQTVQSGADRGNWTPMYFGSNPSADKFKILHPDFISYVTQRFLDSHQLKSQLYMPSTGALMLMTALHTCDQVSAYGFITRNYKDFSEHYYNAVWKPLRFFANHDLQMESWLWESMDHHKVMTLYRRTVNKQ